The following are encoded together in the Blautia obeum ATCC 29174 genome:
- a CDS encoding SpoIID/LytB domain-containing protein, giving the protein MKKNSRMYFSNIVVLLLLPYLITILINGYDMAVLNQKADSETVLPVILALQISSDYEPETIKAQAVIARSNLYRKIGEKESINRNGDQNKKERDARSEKFFETCRELRDELPSCWSVWEKADKVYEEAVEDTSGQVLTYNGELKLVPYHQISAGQTRDGETAFHNEEYAYLKAVDSNSDKTAPGYLNSTYIAKQQLPVELRIVEREDSGYVVSLMADENILEAESFVTGMGIASSDFSMQKTGEQVRFLSKGKGHGLGFSQYGGNKLAKEGKNWKEILNTYFPLMDITKN; this is encoded by the coding sequence ATGTATTTTTCAAATATTGTTGTATTGCTGTTGCTTCCGTATTTGATAACGATTCTGATAAATGGATACGATATGGCGGTTCTGAATCAAAAAGCGGATTCTGAGACAGTCTTACCGGTTATTCTGGCACTTCAGATTTCTTCAGATTATGAGCCGGAAACTATAAAAGCACAGGCTGTTATTGCAAGAAGCAATCTGTACAGGAAAATTGGAGAAAAAGAGAGTATAAATAGAAATGGAGATCAAAATAAAAAAGAAAGAGATGCCAGAAGTGAGAAATTTTTTGAGACTTGCCGGGAACTCAGAGATGAACTTCCGTCCTGCTGGAGTGTGTGGGAAAAAGCAGACAAAGTTTATGAAGAGGCAGTAGAAGATACTTCCGGTCAGGTGCTGACATATAATGGGGAATTGAAGCTGGTTCCATATCACCAGATCAGTGCCGGGCAGACGAGAGATGGAGAAACCGCATTTCATAATGAAGAATATGCCTATCTTAAAGCAGTGGACAGTAATTCAGACAAAACAGCACCAGGGTATCTGAATAGTACTTACATAGCGAAGCAGCAGCTTCCGGTGGAATTAAGAATTGTGGAGAGGGAAGACAGCGGGTATGTGGTCAGTCTTATGGCAGATGAAAATATTCTGGAAGCAGAGTCTTTTGTTACGGGGATGGGAATTGCTTCGTCTGATTTTTCCATGCAGAAAACGGGAGAACAGGTACGTTTTTTGAGTAAAGGAAAAGGACATGGGCTTGGTTTTTCTCAGTATGGAGGTAATAAACTGGCAAAAGAGGGAAAAAACTGGAAAGAAATCCTGAATACATATTTTCCTTTGATGGATATTACAAAAAATTAA
- a CDS encoding M23 family metallopeptidase, which yields MTKGRIAKYVANTALLAVLAAAGIGVYQLGTSGKDESVPEKVPSYYDESLSTENTTDNAVDAGTSLVEAELESNISTDHTSEKGMSQTEGEDAGSETTEAGSSSTESTFTSESILSAEQSTNENGTVNTSASVQEAPKLSFSEDTLMEWPVDGNILMDYNMDQTVYFPTLDQYKLSPAIAVQAVEGAPVLASVPGTVYSIEENAQTGTTVTMEIGSGYQAIYGQLTDLTVQEGDTVKEGEVIGYIGQPTKYYSKEGSNLYFAMKKDGEPVDPIAYLP from the coding sequence ATGACAAAAGGCAGAATCGCAAAATATGTAGCAAATACGGCCCTTCTGGCAGTTCTGGCAGCGGCCGGCATAGGAGTTTATCAATTGGGAACTTCCGGGAAGGATGAGTCAGTTCCGGAAAAAGTTCCTTCATATTATGATGAAAGTCTGAGTACAGAAAACACGACGGATAATGCTGTAGATGCAGGAACAAGTCTTGTAGAGGCTGAACTGGAAAGTAATATTTCGACAGATCATACGTCAGAGAAAGGAATGAGTCAGACAGAAGGTGAAGATGCAGGAAGTGAAACCACGGAAGCAGGATCTTCATCAACCGAAAGTACATTTACGTCAGAAAGTATACTTTCGGCAGAACAGAGTACAAATGAGAATGGGACAGTGAATACATCTGCAAGTGTACAGGAAGCGCCAAAATTAAGTTTTTCAGAAGATACATTGATGGAATGGCCGGTAGACGGTAATATTCTTATGGATTATAACATGGACCAGACTGTGTATTTTCCAACTTTGGATCAGTATAAACTGAGTCCGGCAATTGCTGTTCAGGCGGTGGAAGGAGCTCCTGTTCTGGCATCTGTTCCGGGAACCGTGTATTCTATTGAAGAAAATGCCCAGACTGGTACAACGGTGACGATGGAGATCGGAAGCGGGTATCAGGCGATTTATGGACAGCTGACAGATTTGACGGTGCAGGAAGGAGATACAGTTAAAGAAGGGGAAGTGATCGGATATATAGGACAGCCGACAAAGTATTACAGCAAGGAAGGCAGTAATCTTTATTTTGCGATGAAGAAAGACGGGGAGCCGGTAGATCCGATTGCCTATCTTCCGTAA
- a CDS encoding GIY-YIG nuclease family protein, which yields MNYTYMVKCADGTLYTGWTNCVEKRLKAHNEGKAGAKYTRAKRPVELVYYEGYATKEEAMRREYAIKQLTRKEKLKLMEFWTETSAD from the coding sequence ATGAACTATACGTATATGGTGAAGTGTGCTGACGGAACACTTTATACAGGTTGGACAAACTGTGTGGAGAAAAGGCTGAAAGCGCATAATGAAGGAAAAGCCGGAGCGAAATATACAAGGGCGAAACGTCCGGTGGAACTTGTATATTATGAGGGATATGCGACAAAAGAAGAAGCAATGAGACGGGAATATGCAATCAAGCAGCTGACAAGAAAAGAAAAACTGAAACTGATGGAGTTCTGGACAGAGACTTCTGCGGACTAA
- the trhA gene encoding PAQR family membrane homeostasis protein TrhA produces the protein MKLKLKDPWSAITHGIALLLAAAGAAPLLLKAAHGENAPLHITALAIFILTMILLYTASTVYHSVDSTEKVNRRLRKMDHMMIFVMIAGSYTPICLIALHNRTGYILCALVWSIAILGILLKGLWITCPKWLSSVLYIGMGWLCVLAFVPIFHSLPRAGFGWLLAGGIIYTIGGVIYSLKLPLFNARHKNFGSHEIFHVFIMLGSACHFIVMYCFISTLPV, from the coding sequence ATGAAACTTAAATTAAAAGATCCCTGGAGTGCTATCACACACGGCATTGCATTACTTCTTGCAGCAGCCGGTGCAGCACCTTTACTCTTAAAAGCTGCTCATGGTGAAAATGCACCTCTGCATATTACAGCACTTGCTATTTTTATTCTCACTATGATCCTTCTCTATACAGCAAGTACGGTTTACCATTCTGTAGATTCTACAGAGAAAGTAAACCGTCGGCTCAGAAAAATGGATCACATGATGATCTTTGTTATGATTGCAGGAAGTTATACTCCAATCTGTCTCATCGCACTTCATAACAGAACCGGCTATATCCTCTGTGCACTTGTATGGAGTATCGCAATCCTCGGTATTCTTCTCAAAGGATTATGGATCACATGTCCCAAATGGCTTTCTTCCGTACTCTATATTGGAATGGGATGGCTTTGTGTACTTGCTTTCGTTCCTATCTTTCATTCCCTTCCGCGAGCCGGATTTGGATGGCTTCTTGCCGGTGGTATCATCTATACGATCGGTGGTGTGATCTATAGTTTGAAACTTCCTTTATTTAATGCACGTCACAAAAATTTCGGCTCTCATGAAATCTTTCATGTATTTATTATGCTTGGAAGTGCCTGCCACTTTATTGTAATGTATTGCTTTATATCTACCCTGCCAGTCTGA